Proteins co-encoded in one Nicotiana sylvestris chromosome 7, ASM39365v2, whole genome shotgun sequence genomic window:
- the LOC104230520 gene encoding uncharacterized protein, translating to MSKERPPEPLDFFIWTVEDVGLWLEEINLGGYRQIFKENGVNGEYLEGMSMFTTEQILRFIRRCHMKWGDFITLCKELRRIKVACLKGEQRVRRPWWAPSCLSIVFTKVAKRNRQSRVVSLKLEP from the exons ATGAGCAAAGAAAGGCCACCAGAGCCTCTTGATTTCTTCATTTGGACTGTTGAG GATGTTGGCTTATGGTTGGAAGAAATAAATCTCGGTGGCTATCGTCAGATTTTCAAAGAGAATGGTGTTAACGGAGAGTACTTGGAGGGTATGTCCATGTTTACGACTGAACAGATTCTACGGTTTATAAGAAGGTGTCACATGAAATGGGGAGACTTCATAACACTGTGCAAGGAGCTCAGGAGGATAAAAG TGGCTTGCTTGAAGGGGGAGCAAAGAGTCCGACGACCATGGTGGGCCCCATCATGTCTCTCTATAGTCTTCACGAAGGTGGCAAAGCGTAACAGGCAGTCTAGAGTGGTTTCGCTGAAGCTGGAACCTTGA
- the LOC104230524 gene encoding glycine-rich cell wall structural protein-like: MCSKLVLLFVVCVFVQTTFARKLLQFPSGSIPDFDGIDQIIGNVAGGGGGGGGGYFTGSGRGGGGGGGGKNGGFGGGVGGGWGGSGSNGGGGGGGGGGGGGGGENGGGGFGGGAGEGHGDGDVAFDPIIEDE; the protein is encoded by the exons ATGTGTAGCAAGTTGGTTCTGTTGTTTGTTGTGTGTGTTTTTGTGCAAACAACATTTGCAAGGAAGCTTCTACAATTTCCATCTGGAAGCATCCCCGACTTTGACGGAATTGACCAAATTATCGGAAATGTTGCCGGCGGCGGCGGTGGAGGTGGAGGCGGCTATTTTACTGGATCAGGCCGTGGTGGCGGTGGCGGAGGAGGAGGTAAGAATGGTGGATTTGGTGGGGGAGTAGGAGGTGGTTGGGGTGGATCAG GTAGCAAtggaggtggtggtggtggtggtggcggCGGCGGAGGAGGCGGCGGTGAAAACGGCGGGGGTGGTTTTGGTGGCGGAGCTGGTGAAGGCCATGGAGATGGAGATGTGGCATTTGATCCTATTATTGAAGATGAATAA